One stretch of Nitrospirota bacterium DNA includes these proteins:
- a CDS encoding pilus assembly protein N-terminal domain-containing protein, which yields MNSRKKPLLFLTLLLLGISSSAFGADVTLSQGEKVKIPFDNLQRIIVADEKVIQVTVQYSEKKIEITGLEEGESELSFLAPSGGKKTLLVEVLKKTKSFRKKAQRKEINREPKFREIETEIRNQARTIPFSVQVTEENITLKGEVYDNASRSNLEHIASTYGKKVVNLVNVVRPMVEMDVKIVQVDQVEGDSFGGNLLKNLGLTTDMGFATDIKPHLSLATQVQSSLNLLVNHGKAKVLSEPHLSCRTGDHATFHSGGEIGFRVSGVGHSSVKFKEYGLILQIEPNIVEQGKIESHITIEISAPTSSPTSSQDIGFTKFNADSHIVSRPNETIIIAGLAENIQHHFQEQTPLLGNIPVLSLFFSEKQDQHSRRDLLMIVTPTFTKVERIEDYEPASVIQKEGLEKEINGDISEIEP from the coding sequence ATGAATTCTAGAAAGAAACCCCTTTTGTTCCTTACATTGTTATTGCTGGGAATATCCAGTTCTGCTTTCGGCGCGGATGTCACTCTCAGCCAGGGTGAAAAAGTTAAGATTCCTTTTGATAATCTCCAAAGAATTATTGTGGCCGACGAAAAGGTGATCCAAGTAACGGTTCAATATTCGGAAAAAAAGATTGAAATAACAGGATTGGAGGAGGGAGAAAGCGAGCTTTCGTTTTTGGCTCCAAGTGGAGGTAAGAAGACTCTATTGGTTGAAGTGTTGAAAAAGACAAAATCTTTTAGAAAAAAGGCTCAAAGAAAAGAGATAAATCGGGAACCCAAATTTAGAGAAATCGAGACAGAAATTCGAAACCAGGCAAGAACGATCCCTTTTTCGGTTCAGGTTACGGAGGAAAACATTACTCTTAAAGGGGAAGTTTATGACAATGCTTCCAGATCTAATCTGGAGCACATTGCCTCCACATATGGGAAGAAAGTAGTAAATCTGGTCAATGTGGTTCGTCCTATGGTCGAAATGGATGTAAAAATCGTACAGGTTGATCAGGTCGAAGGAGACTCGTTCGGAGGTAATCTTTTAAAAAATCTCGGATTAACTACGGATATGGGTTTCGCAACCGACATTAAGCCGCATCTTTCACTTGCCACGCAAGTACAATCTTCCCTTAACCTGCTGGTTAATCATGGCAAGGCAAAAGTCCTTTCAGAGCCCCACCTCTCTTGCAGAACCGGAGATCATGCCACCTTTCACTCGGGAGGTGAGATCGGATTCAGGGTTTCAGGAGTTGGACATTCGAGTGTTAAATTTAAGGAGTACGGTCTGATTCTTCAAATTGAACCTAATATAGTTGAACAGGGGAAGATAGAAAGCCACATCACTATTGAGATTAGTGCACCTACCAGTTCACCGACCTCATCTCAGGATATCGGGTTTACGAAATTTAACGCAGATTCCCATATCGTCAGCAGGCCGAATGAGACGATCATCATTGCAGGCCTTGCGGAGAATATTCAACATCATTTTCAGGAACAAACTCCTCTTCTAGGAAATATCCCGGTTTTAAGTCTCTTTTTCAGCGAAAAACAGGATCAACATTCACGGCGGGATCTTCTTATGATCGTCACTCCGACTTTTACGAAAGTCGAAAGAATTGAAGATTACGAACCTGCTTCTGTTATACAGAAAGAAGGTCTCGAAAAAGAAATAAATGGAGATATTTCGGAGATTGAACCCTGA